Part of the Verrucomicrobiia bacterium genome is shown below.
TTCCTCCTCGCCGGCACCCGCTCCCAGACCGCCCCCTTCCAAGCCCAATACGATCCCCAGGGCAACGTCCTCAGCGTCACCTATCAGGGCAACACCGATACCCGCCATGTCGAAATCGCCGAGGGCCTCGCCCTCCCCGCCGCCACCCCCGGCGCCAACTCCTCCGGCGCCGGCCCGCGCGGCCTCCTCGCCGACTCCCGCACCGGCGCCGATTTCTTCGCCCACCTCCTCGCCCTCCGCGACCACCTCAAAGCCGCCGACAGCGAGAGCATCCGCGCCTCCGACCTCCCCCACCTCAAGGCCGACGAGGAAAATTTCATCTACCACCTCGCCGCCAACGGCGTCTTCCAGGCGCGCCTCGACACCGCCCAAAACCTCGCCCGCTCCCGCCTCGACGGCATCGAAAAACTCGTCTCCCAGGAGGCCGATGCCGACCTGGCCCAAACCCTCGTCCGCCTCAACACCACCCAGACCGCCTACCAGGCCGCCCTCCAAACCGGCGGCCTCATCCTCCGCCAGTCCCTCCTCGACTACCTCCGCTGATCCCTCCCCGGCCTCCACCAGCCCCGCCCATCAAAGGGGCTTTCCCCTCCGCGGCGCCTCCCCCCATCCCCCTCCGCCCGCGCCGGGATTTTCCTTGATCCCCACTCCGATCATGATCAATTGATCTCGTCCGTGACGCATAAAAAACCACGGACCAAAAAACGCCAGCCTCGCCCCGCAACCCCGCCGGCCCCGCCGACCCCGCCCGCCGCCCTGCCCGAGGAAATCGGCCGCCCGTGCCCCACCCAGCCCTTTGAAATCCGC
Proteins encoded:
- the flgL gene encoding flagellar hook-associated protein FlgL → MRVTANTFANDLVVHLGRLSQRQNLLQSQAATGQRIRNPSDDPDGLGRVLDLQQEGRSLAQYQRNISTLKEGAQISFTVLQGLKRISDRAGEIAVLAGGVRSREEMQAYAAELDELIKQAVQLANTRHRDDFLLAGTRSQTAPFQAQYDPQGNVLSVTYQGNTDTRHVEIAEGLALPAATPGANSSGAGPRGLLADSRTGADFFAHLLALRDHLKAADSESIRASDLPHLKADEENFIYHLAANGVFQARLDTAQNLARSRLDGIEKLVSQEADADLAQTLVRLNTTQTAYQAALQTGGLILRQSLLDYLR